A single window of Zea mays cultivar B73 chromosome 10, Zm-B73-REFERENCE-NAM-5.0, whole genome shotgun sequence DNA harbors:
- the LOC100191975 gene encoding putative cytochrome P450 superfamily protein isoform X1, whose protein sequence is MEMPFLVNQMMDLADPQQQQRLIAGAALLLATAAFLRLLLGSRSGGGKRLPPTIPGAPVVGGLVKFMRGPIPMIREQYARLGSVFTVPIITRRITFLVGPEVSAHFFKGNEAEMSQQEVYRFNVPTFGPGVVFDVDYSVRQEQFRFFTEALRANKLRSYVDQMVAEAEEYFSKWGESGTVDLKYELEHLIILTASRCLLGREVREKLFDDVSALFHDLDNGMQPISVLFPYLPIPAHKRRDRARARLAEIFATIIKSRKASGQSEEDMLQCFIDSKYKNGRSTSEGEVTGLLIAALFAGQHTSSITSTWTGAYMLRFKQYFAEAVEEQKDVMKRHGDKIDHDILAEMDVLYRCIKEALRLHPPLIMLLRQSHSDFTVTTKEGKVYDIPKGHIVATSPSFANRLPHIYKNPDSYDPDRFGPGREEDKAAGAFSYISFGGGRHGCLGEPFAYLQIKAIWTHLLRNFEFELVSPFPENDWNAMVVGIKGEVMVNYKRRKLVVDN, encoded by the exons ATGGAAATGCCGTTTCTCGTGAACCAGATGATGGATCTCGCCgacccccagcagcagcagcggctCATCGCCGGCGCGGCGCTGCTGCTGGCAACCGCGGCCTTCCTCAGGCTCCTCCTGGGCTCCCGCTCCGGGGGCGGCAAGCGCCTGCCGCCCACCATCCCGGGGGCGCCGGTGGTCGGCGGCCTCGTCAAGTTCATGCGCGGGCCCATCCCCATGATCCGGGAGCAGTACGCCCGCCTCGGCAGCGTCTTCACCGTCCCCATCATCACCCGAAGGATCACGTTCCTCGTCGGTCCCGAGGTGTCCGCGCACTTCTTCAAGGGCAACGAGGCCGAGATGAGCCAGCAGGAGGTGTACAGGTTCAACGTGCCCACCTTCGGCCCCGGGGTCGTCTTCGACGTCGACTACTCCGTCAGGCAGGAGCAGTTCAGGTTCTTTACCGAGGCGCTCCGGGCGAACAAGCTGCGCAGCTATGTCGACCAGATGGTTGCTGAGGCTGAG GAGTACTTCTCAAAATGGGGAGAAAGTGGCACTGTTGATTTGAAGTATGAGTTGGAGCACCTCATCATACTGACAGCTAGCCGGTGCTTGCTGGGAAGGGAGGTGCGAGAAAAGCTGTTCGACGATGTTTCTGCTCTCTTCCACGACCTTGACAACGGGATGCAGCCAATCAGTGTCCTCTTCCCATACCTCCCAATCCCTGCACATAAGCGCCGCGACAGGGCACGTGCACGTCTGGCAGAAATCTTTGCCACCATCATCAAGTCCCGCAAGGCCTCTGGACAGTCTGAAGAAGACATGCTGCAGTGCTTCATTGATTCCAAGTACAAGAATGGGCGTTCCACCAGTGAGGGCGAGGTAACCGGGCTACTTATCGCAGCACTCTTTGCTGGGCAGCACACCAGCTCTATCACCTCAACCTGGACTGGAGCATACATGCTTCGGTTCAAGCAGTACTTCGCAGAGGCTGTAGAGGAGCAGAAGGATGTCATGAAACGGCACGGCGACAAGATTGATCATGACATCCTCGCGGAGATGGACGTCCTCTACCGGTGCATCAAGGAGGCCCTCCGTCTCCACCCGCCGCTAATCATGTTGCTTCGTCAATCGCACAGCGACTTCACCGTGACAACAAAGGAAGGCAAAGTGTATGACATCCCCAAGGGCCACATCGTCGCGACATCACCATCCTTCGCCAACAGGCTGCCCCACATCTACAAGAACCCTGACTCATATGACCCTGACCGGTTCGGTCCCGGAAGGGAGGAGGACAAGGCTGCAGGTGCCTTCTCGTACATCTCCTTCGGTGGTGGCAGGCATGGGTGCCTCGGTGAGCCCTTCGCCTACCTTCAGATCAAGGCGATCTGGACGCACCTACTGAGGAACTTTGAGTTCGAGCTGGTATCGCCGTTCCCAGAGAACGACTGGAACGCCATGGTGGTTGGCATCAAGGGCGAGGTGATGGTTAACTACAAGAGGCGGAAGCTTGTCGTGGACAACTAA
- the LOC100191975 gene encoding putative cytochrome P450 superfamily protein — translation MMDLADPQQQQRLIAGAALLLATAAFLRLLLGSRSGGGKRLPPTIPGAPVVGGLVKFMRGPIPMIREQYARLGSVFTVPIITRRITFLVGPEVSAHFFKGNEAEMSQQEVYRFNVPTFGPGVVFDVDYSVRQEQFRFFTEALRANKLRSYVDQMVAEAEEYFSKWGESGTVDLKYELEHLIILTASRCLLGREVREKLFDDVSALFHDLDNGMQPISVLFPYLPIPAHKRRDRARARLAEIFATIIKSRKASGQSEEDMLQCFIDSKYKNGRSTSEGEVTGLLIAALFAGQHTSSITSTWTGAYMLRFKQYFAEAVEEQKDVMKRHGDKIDHDILAEMDVLYRCIKEALRLHPPLIMLLRQSHSDFTVTTKEGKVYDIPKGHIVATSPSFANRLPHIYKNPDSYDPDRFGPGREEDKAAGAFSYISFGGGRHGCLGEPFAYLQIKAIWTHLLRNFEFELVSPFPENDWNAMVVGIKGEVMVNYKRRKLVVDN, via the exons ATGATGGATCTCGCCgacccccagcagcagcagcggctCATCGCCGGCGCGGCGCTGCTGCTGGCAACCGCGGCCTTCCTCAGGCTCCTCCTGGGCTCCCGCTCCGGGGGCGGCAAGCGCCTGCCGCCCACCATCCCGGGGGCGCCGGTGGTCGGCGGCCTCGTCAAGTTCATGCGCGGGCCCATCCCCATGATCCGGGAGCAGTACGCCCGCCTCGGCAGCGTCTTCACCGTCCCCATCATCACCCGAAGGATCACGTTCCTCGTCGGTCCCGAGGTGTCCGCGCACTTCTTCAAGGGCAACGAGGCCGAGATGAGCCAGCAGGAGGTGTACAGGTTCAACGTGCCCACCTTCGGCCCCGGGGTCGTCTTCGACGTCGACTACTCCGTCAGGCAGGAGCAGTTCAGGTTCTTTACCGAGGCGCTCCGGGCGAACAAGCTGCGCAGCTATGTCGACCAGATGGTTGCTGAGGCTGAG GAGTACTTCTCAAAATGGGGAGAAAGTGGCACTGTTGATTTGAAGTATGAGTTGGAGCACCTCATCATACTGACAGCTAGCCGGTGCTTGCTGGGAAGGGAGGTGCGAGAAAAGCTGTTCGACGATGTTTCTGCTCTCTTCCACGACCTTGACAACGGGATGCAGCCAATCAGTGTCCTCTTCCCATACCTCCCAATCCCTGCACATAAGCGCCGCGACAGGGCACGTGCACGTCTGGCAGAAATCTTTGCCACCATCATCAAGTCCCGCAAGGCCTCTGGACAGTCTGAAGAAGACATGCTGCAGTGCTTCATTGATTCCAAGTACAAGAATGGGCGTTCCACCAGTGAGGGCGAGGTAACCGGGCTACTTATCGCAGCACTCTTTGCTGGGCAGCACACCAGCTCTATCACCTCAACCTGGACTGGAGCATACATGCTTCGGTTCAAGCAGTACTTCGCAGAGGCTGTAGAGGAGCAGAAGGATGTCATGAAACGGCACGGCGACAAGATTGATCATGACATCCTCGCGGAGATGGACGTCCTCTACCGGTGCATCAAGGAGGCCCTCCGTCTCCACCCGCCGCTAATCATGTTGCTTCGTCAATCGCACAGCGACTTCACCGTGACAACAAAGGAAGGCAAAGTGTATGACATCCCCAAGGGCCACATCGTCGCGACATCACCATCCTTCGCCAACAGGCTGCCCCACATCTACAAGAACCCTGACTCATATGACCCTGACCGGTTCGGTCCCGGAAGGGAGGAGGACAAGGCTGCAGGTGCCTTCTCGTACATCTCCTTCGGTGGTGGCAGGCATGGGTGCCTCGGTGAGCCCTTCGCCTACCTTCAGATCAAGGCGATCTGGACGCACCTACTGAGGAACTTTGAGTTCGAGCTGGTATCGCCGTTCCCAGAGAACGACTGGAACGCCATGGTGGTTGGCATCAAGGGCGAGGTGATGGTTAACTACAAGAGGCGGAAGCTTGTCGTGGACAACTAA